From the genome of Magnetococcus sp. PR-3, one region includes:
- a CDS encoding GNAT family N-acetyltransferase — protein MTPLCHGLRLNWGSRQDLSALSALYREALLETQPMETLRIMASPGGGGISRLVHHGSILVGHTLFLPIDIKGEGLKQAPRFMGLASLLVHPEYRERGIGSMLVEDGIRACTARGHEALYSATLPDFLMRFGFLPFQGGKTGQASKLWMRPLSYSGLQGWQGDVQFHPMILNPLHTTTAPLSSRQASGQ, from the coding sequence ATGACCCCTTTGTGTCACGGATTACGCCTAAACTGGGGCTCGCGGCAGGATCTTTCTGCCTTATCGGCCCTCTATCGAGAAGCCCTGCTCGAAACCCAACCCATGGAGACCCTGCGTATAATGGCTTCTCCAGGGGGGGGCGGCATCTCACGGCTTGTGCACCACGGTTCAATCCTGGTGGGCCACACCCTCTTTTTGCCCATTGATATTAAAGGGGAAGGCCTTAAACAAGCCCCCCGTTTTATGGGGTTGGCCTCTCTGTTGGTTCATCCCGAGTATCGTGAACGTGGCATCGGCAGTATGCTGGTGGAAGATGGCATTCGTGCCTGCACAGCACGGGGTCATGAGGCTCTTTATAGCGCCACCCTACCCGACTTTCTCATGCGCTTTGGCTTTCTCCCCTTTCAGGGCGGTAAAACCGGCCAAGCAAGCAAGCTGTGGATGCGCCCTTTAAGCTACAGCGGCTTACAAGGCTGGCAAGGTGACGTGCAGTTCCACCCCATGATTCTTAATCCCCTGCACACAACCACCGCACCTCTGTCCAGCCGGCAAGCAAGCGGTCAGTAG
- a CDS encoding DUF4197 domain-containing protein, with amino-acid sequence MNKPLTLLSTAAILALLPLQAGAGWMDMLNQVAPQAQEIMKPKSTTPEQPTTSGNMLQRLTQQEMVDGLKQALRIGAKAAVSTLGTQGGFLEDMSVKIPMPEALGTIGSLGGDKLQQKFVTTMNRAAEQAVPATTEIFIDAINRMTLDDALAILQGGENAATNYFRTHSSAALEKAVLPIVTEATGNSGATATYKQITGLLQGSGGLGGLLGSAGQSSGGGGGGLGDLLGSVSSMVAPKDFNLDQYVTKKGVEGLFTKMAIEEKKIRTNPIARSTDLLKKVFDMSNTL; translated from the coding sequence ATGAACAAGCCCCTTACCCTGCTGTCGACTGCAGCCATTCTGGCCCTTCTCCCTCTTCAAGCCGGGGCGGGGTGGATGGATATGCTCAACCAAGTCGCCCCCCAAGCCCAAGAGATAATGAAGCCCAAAAGCACCACCCCTGAACAGCCCACCACCAGTGGCAATATGCTGCAACGCCTAACCCAACAAGAGATGGTAGATGGCCTAAAGCAAGCCCTACGCATTGGTGCCAAAGCTGCGGTCTCTACCTTGGGTACGCAGGGCGGTTTTTTGGAGGATATGAGTGTTAAAATCCCCATGCCTGAAGCGCTAGGCACCATCGGCTCCCTTGGCGGTGACAAGCTCCAACAAAAATTTGTGACCACCATGAACCGTGCAGCCGAACAGGCCGTACCAGCCACAACCGAAATCTTTATTGATGCCATTAACCGCATGACGTTAGATGATGCGCTTGCCATTCTCCAAGGCGGGGAAAACGCGGCTACCAACTACTTCCGCACCCACAGCAGTGCCGCACTGGAAAAAGCCGTTTTACCCATTGTAACCGAAGCCACCGGTAACTCCGGTGCCACAGCCACCTACAAACAGATCACCGGCTTGCTACAAGGCTCCGGCGGTTTAGGTGGCCTACTGGGGAGTGCAGGACAATCCAGTGGTGGCGGTGGCGGGGGGTTAGGAGACCTGCTGGGCAGTGTCTCCTCCATGGTTGCCCCCAAAGACTTTAATCTGGACCAATACGTGACGAAAAAAGGTGTTGAAGGCCTGTTCACCAAAATGGCCATTGAAGAGAAAAAAATCCGCACCAACCCCATTGCACGTAGTACAGATCTGCTTAAAAAAGTGTTTGATATGAGCAACACCCTCTAA
- a CDS encoding recombinase family protein, protein MGVQKSVPTSGECVDFLTEKESGKLETNRPILQKALERCRLTGATLLVAKLDRLSRDAAFVLSLDGDPTINIRALDVPEDSGVTLGIFTVIAQHERKMISQRTKRALAAKKEQGAKLGNPNGADAIFRSGQQSVHGVAAIKRNAQDRAELLRNEVKDAKAEGRETLADIAQWLNQRSIKTPRGGKWHSTSVRRLLDRLS, encoded by the coding sequence ATGGGTGTCCAGAAAAGTGTACCCACCTCAGGTGAATGTGTTGATTTCCTCACGGAGAAAGAATCTGGCAAACTAGAAACGAACCGCCCGATTCTTCAAAAAGCACTGGAGCGGTGTCGACTGACGGGAGCTACCCTGCTTGTTGCGAAGCTGGATCGACTCTCCAGGGATGCCGCTTTTGTTCTATCTTTGGACGGAGATCCAACCATCAACATTAGAGCGCTAGATGTTCCCGAAGACTCTGGCGTCACATTGGGCATTTTTACTGTGATCGCTCAGCACGAACGCAAAATGATTTCCCAGCGCACTAAGCGGGCGCTAGCCGCTAAGAAGGAGCAAGGCGCAAAGCTGGGAAATCCAAATGGTGCGGATGCTATCTTCAGATCTGGTCAACAGTCGGTGCATGGGGTAGCCGCTATTAAGCGGAACGCTCAGGATCGAGCCGAGTTGTTGCGCAATGAGGTTAAGGATGCAAAGGCTGAAGGTCGTGAGACCCTAGCCGATATCGCTCAATGGTTAAATCAGCGATCCATCAAAACCCCACGGGGCGGTAAGTGGCACTCCACAAGCGTTAGGCGGCTGTTAGATCGGCTGAGTTGA
- a CDS encoding IS3 family transposase (programmed frameshift) yields the protein MSKRQLKRYTQEFKDRAVELMNSTDQSVPEIAEQLDVNPKNLYNWRAQAQANKAGGKSPEMVTLQNENKQLRKELARLQEEQIILKKAAFVLCQGHPVKYAFIQQQRRYHSIEYFCCVLGVSKSGYYGWLNRRESARAEENRLLGEWIVEIFYGSRATYGSKRIQCCLVEHGVRVSRRRVARIKRKLGLECKAQRCFKVITTDSSHSLPVAPNHLNREFTAERPDQAYVGDITYTATKEGWLYLAVWIGLFSRSVVGWFMADHMKASLVTDALRMACFKRRPPVGLMVHSDRGSQYASNLFSGLLKEKGYLQSMSRLGDCWDNAPAESFFGTLKTELIGGFVFNSYEEAKQAIFEYIEVFYNRQRKHSTIGYMTPEQCDLAFPVSA from the exons ATGAGCAAACGACAGTTGAAACGGTATACCCAAGAGTTCAAGGATCGAGCCGTTGAGCTGATGAACAGTACGGATCAATCCGTGCCTGAGATTGCTGAGCAGTTGGATGTCAATCCAAAGAATCTTTACAACTGGCGAGCACAAGCGCAGGCCAATAAAGCAGGTGGTAAATCGCCTGAGATGGTTACACTCCAGAATGAGAACAAGCAACTGCGTAAAGAGTTAGCCCGGTTACAAGAAGAGCAAATCATCTTAAAAAAAGCCGCCT TCGTACTTTGCCAAGGACATCCAGTAAAGTACGCTTTTATCCAGCAGCAAAGGCGTTACCATTCAATAGAATACTTTTGCTGCGTGCTGGGTGTCTCTAAGAGTGGCTATTACGGCTGGCTCAACCGGCGAGAATCAGCCAGGGCAGAGGAAAACAGGCTTTTAGGAGAATGGATCGTTGAGATCTTTTATGGAAGCCGAGCAACCTATGGTTCCAAGCGTATACAGTGCTGTTTGGTTGAGCATGGTGTTCGCGTCAGTAGGAGACGAGTTGCCAGGATCAAACGTAAGCTAGGCCTGGAATGCAAAGCCCAACGATGCTTCAAGGTTATCACGACAGATTCCAGTCACTCTTTACCCGTGGCTCCGAACCACTTGAACCGTGAATTTACCGCTGAGCGACCAGATCAGGCCTATGTGGGCGATATCACCTACACTGCGACCAAGGAGGGCTGGCTCTATCTGGCTGTTTGGATAGGCCTTTTTTCACGTAGCGTTGTGGGGTGGTTCATGGCCGACCACATGAAGGCATCATTGGTAACGGACGCCCTAAGAATGGCCTGCTTCAAGCGTAGGCCACCAGTAGGCTTAATGGTCCATAGCGATAGAGGAAGCCAGTACGCATCTAATCTTTTCTCTGGCCTGCTCAAAGAGAAGGGATATCTCCAAAGCATGAGCCGTCTTGGAGACTGCTGGGATAACGCACCAGCGGAGAGCTTTTTTGGCACATTGAAAACTGAGTTGATCGGAGGTTTTGTTTTCAACTCTTATGAAGAGGCTAAGCAGGCCATCTTTGAGTACATCGAGGTCTTTTATAACCGCCAGAGAAAGCATTCAACCATCGGCTATATGACCCCTGAACAGTGCGATCTGGCATTCCCAGTTTCTGCGTAA
- a CDS encoding DUF6538 domain-containing protein has product MPRNAPSFLSQHPNGLYYCRFRLSTLLQGHFGIKEMRRSLNTAHHREALKQARKLAVFFQALEDEIMAKRGSKTTIGLITHFTFDTEGNKTGELRI; this is encoded by the coding sequence GTGCCACGTAACGCCCCGAGTTTCCTTTCCCAGCACCCCAACGGACTGTATTATTGTCGCTTTCGCCTCTCAACATTATTGCAGGGGCACTTTGGCATTAAAGAGATGCGACGCAGCCTGAACACCGCACATCATCGAGAAGCACTTAAGCAGGCTCGAAAACTGGCTGTTTTTTTTCAGGCACTAGAGGATGAAATAATGGCAAAGCGAGGTAGCAAAACCACAATTGGTTTGATCACGCATTTCACATTCGATACAGAGGGAAATAAGACTGGCGAGCTTCGTATTTAG
- a CDS encoding histidine phosphatase family protein, with translation MQQLLKNADLSQCSLIMRHGPRLIIEDATKAEQVMLTDEGQVASRQLGADLFQHQPPAHIFHSTIARCGQTAQCMLEGMAHAAHGVENHGGQHRLAACYLPNNQHTYQYCKDQDMDTLQFIQKWFEGDLSADLAVPAQGAAQDQLYFMREQHEQRGGFQVHVSHDWNMMLFIWRYLGLTPSWDVWPSFLEGVLLTWSDDGVWFRFREHEKKVALA, from the coding sequence ATGCAACAACTCTTGAAAAATGCCGACCTGTCCCAATGTTCGCTGATTATGCGTCATGGGCCACGCTTAATTATAGAAGATGCCACCAAGGCCGAACAGGTCATGTTGACCGATGAGGGGCAAGTAGCTTCGCGTCAGTTGGGGGCGGATCTGTTTCAGCATCAACCGCCTGCCCATATTTTTCATAGCACCATCGCCCGTTGTGGCCAAACCGCCCAGTGTATGTTGGAAGGTATGGCCCATGCCGCGCACGGGGTAGAGAACCATGGTGGGCAACATCGGTTGGCGGCCTGTTATCTGCCGAATAATCAGCACACCTATCAATACTGCAAGGATCAGGATATGGATACGTTGCAGTTTATCCAAAAATGGTTTGAAGGTGACCTGTCGGCGGATTTAGCCGTACCGGCCCAAGGGGCTGCCCAGGATCAACTCTACTTTATGCGTGAGCAGCACGAGCAGCGTGGGGGATTTCAGGTTCATGTCTCTCATGATTGGAATATGATGTTGTTTATCTGGCGTTATTTGGGGCTAACCCCATCTTGGGATGTGTGGCCTTCGTTTTTGGAAGGGGTGTTGCTCACTTGGTCGGATGACGGGGTGTGGTTCCGCTTTAGAGAGCATGAAAAAAAGGTGGCGTTGGCCTAA
- a CDS encoding GNAT family N-acetyltransferase encodes MSNYRFLPCHSDHIPAVCRLPESPQTLMDMAPHAQWPLSESFMHQIALERQCPTVMVEDDQVMGYANLYNVQEGESAYLGNVILGSQVRGKGLAKLLVQYMARLAQEKCGAGFLNLSVFTHNDAAFKLYLGLGFTPWGSDIRKRADGKPRILIHLQASLPLLAPTPTMMSLDHLVLTVADLDRTVDFYHKALGMHPITFGAERRALRFGRQKINLHLSSAPFTPHAYAPTPGGADICLLTDTPLPAMQTHLQKLGITIEQGPIPRTGAHAPLCSIYFRDPDQNLVEVANVCKD; translated from the coding sequence ATGTCTAACTACCGATTTCTCCCTTGTCACTCAGACCATATCCCTGCGGTATGCCGTCTGCCGGAATCTCCACAAACACTTATGGATATGGCCCCCCATGCCCAGTGGCCACTGAGTGAAAGCTTTATGCACCAAATTGCCCTAGAGCGGCAGTGCCCGACGGTCATGGTTGAGGATGATCAGGTCATGGGTTATGCCAACCTGTACAATGTGCAGGAGGGAGAGTCGGCCTATTTGGGGAATGTGATACTGGGTAGTCAGGTACGGGGCAAAGGTTTGGCCAAACTGTTGGTACAGTATATGGCCCGCTTGGCCCAGGAAAAATGTGGCGCTGGGTTCTTAAATCTTTCGGTCTTCACCCATAATGATGCGGCGTTTAAACTCTACCTTGGTTTGGGTTTTACCCCTTGGGGTAGCGATATAAGAAAACGGGCCGATGGGAAACCGCGGATTTTAATTCATCTCCAGGCATCCTTACCTTTGCTGGCCCCCACCCCCACCATGATGAGCCTGGATCACCTGGTCTTAACTGTGGCCGACCTGGATAGAACAGTGGATTTTTATCACAAAGCCTTGGGCATGCATCCCATAACCTTTGGTGCAGAGCGCCGTGCTTTACGTTTTGGTCGTCAGAAAATCAATCTACACCTGTCCAGTGCCCCGTTCACCCCTCATGCGTACGCTCCTACACCAGGGGGGGCCGACATCTGCTTACTGACCGATACCCCACTACCGGCCATGCAAACCCATTTGCAAAAACTTGGCATTACCATTGAGCAAGGCCCCATTCCCCGCACCGGTGCTCATGCCCCTCTATGCTCTATTTATTTTAGAGATCCCGATCAAAACCTGGTCGAGGTGGCCAATGTTTGTAAAGATTAA
- a CDS encoding DUF502 domain-containing protein, with product MLKRFRVRLKQNFLTGLLVVLPLGVTLFILHLMVKSSDQLLAWLPRAWQPDQLLGMHLPGVGLALTLLLILLVGMVTRNWLGHRLVQWSDQLLGAIPLIRNLHYAVKQFVQTLLGRRAKNFKQVVLLQYPRPGLFAVGLVTSEGEGEVRTVLGEPIYHIFVPTTPNPTSGMLLFVPKNEVINLDMSVEEGLKLVISGGIIIPPWEHDVETPSVQAGER from the coding sequence GTGTTAAAGCGTTTTCGTGTTCGACTTAAACAGAATTTTCTAACCGGCCTGCTGGTGGTTTTACCACTTGGGGTGACGCTGTTTATTCTGCATCTTATGGTCAAAAGCAGTGATCAACTGCTCGCTTGGTTGCCCCGTGCCTGGCAGCCCGATCAGCTGTTGGGTATGCATCTGCCTGGTGTTGGTCTGGCGCTGACCCTGTTGCTGATTTTGTTGGTGGGTATGGTGACCCGGAACTGGCTAGGACACCGGCTGGTTCAGTGGAGTGACCAGTTGTTGGGTGCCATTCCGCTCATCCGTAACTTGCACTATGCCGTTAAACAGTTTGTGCAGACTTTGCTAGGCAGACGGGCAAAAAATTTTAAACAGGTTGTGCTGTTACAGTACCCCCGCCCAGGGCTGTTTGCTGTGGGGTTGGTAACTTCTGAAGGTGAAGGTGAGGTCCGTACTGTTTTGGGCGAACCGATCTACCATATCTTTGTGCCCACAACCCCCAACCCAACCAGTGGTATGCTCTTGTTTGTGCCAAAAAATGAGGTTATCAATCTGGATATGAGTGTTGAAGAGGGGCTGAAGCTGGTGATCTCCGGTGGCATTATCATCCCACCTTGGGAACATGACGTGGAAACACCAAGCGTGCAGGCGGGAGAACGTTGA
- a CDS encoding potassium channel family protein: MWSARSGSKRFEKRQHDLTDVLGRFRAPLVALIMVNTFGILGFMIIDNYPFLDAVYQTVFTLTTVGYQETHPISEGGKVFVVVLILVGVMTWTYALGTAISVMVNENVIGKFREAIMVHQVRQYQDHFIVAGYTEIGRETVRMLQRQRIPYVVLDDDPERVAMAEEDLLHELLPLNPFHNESYRKANIGESRGVITAFADDADNITAVVTGKIMEEESGHELLIITVAEHHESRAKLEKVGADVVILPHELIGQRISALALHPPDPEHTSFLDRVAFGEFLNLDIREVRINKGSVLDGVAIRDSGIRNALGANIMGIRKRGKRKLLLMPNPDIIIHFGDQILIMGTLSQLEGLQAFLHPEREAIVHDPANVDEESSS; the protein is encoded by the coding sequence ATGTGGTCTGCACGTAGTGGCAGTAAGCGGTTTGAAAAACGACAGCACGATCTTACGGATGTGCTGGGGCGTTTTCGAGCCCCTTTAGTCGCACTGATCATGGTCAATACCTTCGGGATACTTGGCTTCATGATTATCGACAACTACCCTTTCTTAGACGCGGTCTATCAGACCGTTTTTACCCTGACCACGGTTGGATACCAAGAGACACACCCCATTTCTGAAGGGGGTAAGGTCTTTGTTGTTGTCCTTATTTTGGTTGGGGTTATGACCTGGACCTACGCTCTGGGTACAGCCATTAGTGTGATGGTTAATGAAAATGTGATTGGTAAGTTTCGGGAGGCCATCATGGTGCATCAGGTTCGGCAGTATCAGGACCACTTTATTGTGGCCGGGTATACCGAGATTGGGCGAGAGACCGTCCGTATGCTGCAACGACAGCGCATTCCCTATGTGGTGCTGGATGATGATCCAGAGCGGGTCGCCATGGCTGAAGAGGATCTGCTGCATGAACTGCTGCCGCTCAACCCTTTTCATAACGAGAGTTACCGTAAAGCTAATATTGGTGAATCCCGTGGGGTGATTACCGCTTTTGCGGATGATGCCGATAACATCACAGCGGTGGTAACCGGTAAGATTATGGAGGAGGAGAGCGGTCACGAGCTGTTGATCATCACCGTGGCCGAACACCATGAATCTCGAGCCAAGCTGGAAAAAGTTGGGGCGGATGTGGTCATTCTTCCCCACGAGCTTATTGGTCAACGAATCTCAGCCCTAGCGTTGCATCCGCCAGATCCTGAACATACCAGCTTTCTGGATAGAGTGGCGTTTGGTGAGTTCCTTAACCTCGATATCCGCGAGGTGCGTATTAATAAGGGATCCGTGCTTGATGGGGTGGCCATCCGCGACAGTGGTATCCGTAATGCCCTGGGCGCCAATATTATGGGCATTCGTAAACGGGGTAAGCGTAAGCTGCTGCTCATGCCCAACCCCGATATCATCATTCATTTTGGTGATCAGATTTTGATCATGGGCACACTCTCCCAGTTGGAAGGGTTACAAGCTTTTCTCCACCCGGAACGTGAGGCTATTGTGCACGATCCAGCCAATGTGGATGAAGAGAGCAGTAGCTAA
- a CDS encoding DUF6394 family protein, protein MDWRLIWTTFFLMMALTTTVSFIFHGSGYELILAVSMNLVATTLKLGTRHSIGSMMMSASLVADFHLIPALGAFYILHNPNMAHALVIGALVANTISVILLILEAVLEQLQKDSMS, encoded by the coding sequence ATGGATTGGCGTCTGATCTGGACCACCTTTTTTCTCATGATGGCACTAACCACCACGGTCAGTTTTATCTTCCATGGTAGTGGCTATGAGCTAATTTTGGCGGTTTCCATGAACCTGGTAGCCACAACCCTAAAACTGGGTACGCGGCACTCCATCGGCTCCATGATGATGTCGGCTTCGTTGGTCGCTGATTTTCATCTCATTCCAGCCCTGGGGGCCTTCTATATTCTGCATAACCCCAATATGGCCCATGCTTTGGTAATTGGTGCCCTTGTGGCCAATACCATTTCAGTCATTCTGCTCATTCTTGAAGCGGTTTTAGAACAGCTGCAAAAAGACTCCATGAGCTGA